A stretch of Patescibacteria group bacterium DNA encodes these proteins:
- a CDS encoding S41 family peptidase, with the protein MAESTSSIGTGKNRSWVKQALLTLLYIGAIFGAYVGGFSLGREEGLKGGIQTGGEGGKVTNKDAGSSASLLQNADFNLYWDVWKWIQGNFIDKPIDEKKLFYGSLAGMVASLDDPYSAFMEPKQAQEFSEELQGKFQGIGAEIGIRDKKLTVVAPLPETPAELEGLKSGDWIIEIDGTDTTGMMLDDAVNRIRGEKGTQVKLLIMREDFKEPKTFVITRDNIKIVSVRSEVKEGGIGYVQISNFNADTGERFRNAAESMLVQNVKGLVLDLRNDPGGYLSMAVEIASYWVDVESPVVLERSGDTLVEEYRAIKNQALKGIPTVVLINRGSASASEIVAGALQDYALATLIGQQSFGKGSIQEMHDFSDGSAVKLTIARWFTPKNRQIDKEGIAPDVEVDIKEEDITAGKDPQLEKALEILKSQAQSSNAK; encoded by the coding sequence ATGGCAGAAAGCACTTCAAGCATAGGGACAGGGAAGAATAGAAGTTGGGTAAAACAAGCTTTGCTCACCTTGCTTTATATTGGGGCGATTTTTGGCGCATATGTGGGAGGCTTTAGTTTGGGACGTGAAGAAGGGCTTAAAGGCGGCATTCAGACAGGAGGAGAAGGAGGTAAGGTTACCAATAAGGACGCGGGGTCAAGCGCGTCATTGTTGCAAAATGCCGATTTTAACCTATATTGGGATGTTTGGAAATGGATTCAAGGGAATTTTATTGATAAACCCATAGATGAAAAGAAATTATTTTATGGCTCTCTCGCAGGCATGGTTGCATCACTGGACGATCCTTATTCTGCATTTATGGAACCAAAACAAGCTCAAGAATTTTCAGAAGAATTGCAGGGGAAATTTCAAGGAATAGGCGCCGAAATCGGTATTCGCGATAAAAAGTTAACCGTGGTGGCTCCATTGCCCGAAACGCCCGCGGAACTAGAGGGATTGAAAAGCGGGGATTGGATAATCGAAATTGACGGGACCGACACGACAGGAATGATGCTTGACGATGCCGTTAATCGCATACGCGGAGAAAAAGGCACGCAAGTTAAACTTTTAATCATGCGTGAAGATTTCAAAGAGCCGAAAACATTCGTGATCACACGCGACAATATTAAAATTGTGAGCGTGCGTTCAGAGGTAAAAGAAGGCGGAATCGGTTACGTGCAAATTTCTAATTTTAATGCAGATACGGGAGAACGATTTAGAAATGCCGCAGAATCAATGCTTGTGCAAAATGTAAAAGGGTTAGTGCTTGACCTTCGCAATGATCCTGGAGGCTATCTTTCCATGGCGGTAGAAATTGCGAGTTACTGGGTGGATGTGGAGAGCCCCGTGGTACTCGAGCGTTCAGGCGATACGCTCGTGGAAGAATACCGCGCAATAAAAAATCAAGCACTCAAGGGTATACCGACAGTTGTTTTGATAAACCGCGGATCAGCATCTGCTTCAGAGATTGTTGCGGGCGCGTTGCAGGATTATGCATTAGCCACCCTCATAGGCCAGCAATCGTTTGGCAAGGGTTCCATCCAGGAGATGCATGACTTCTCCGATGGATCTGCAGTGAAGCTCACCATTGCGCGATGGTTTACGCCTAAAAACAGGCAGATAGATAAGGAAGGCATTGCGCCAGATGTCGAAGTTGATATAAAGGAAGAGGACATAACTGCAGGCAAGGATCCGCAGTTAGAGAAGGCATTAGAGATTCTTAAATCCCAAGCTCAAAGTTCAAATGCCAAATGA